From a single Opisthocomus hoazin isolate bOpiHoa1 chromosome 6, bOpiHoa1.hap1, whole genome shotgun sequence genomic region:
- the LOC104329709 gene encoding coagulation factor XIII B chain isoform X4 produces the protein MYFKIHDKLQYKCNPGYHTPSGGTEDTVQCRPEGWSSQPSCTKKFESCQVPNLHHGSYFTARQELRLNETLLYKCDEGYYTAGGNTTEAAVCLTHGWSLTPKCTKITCSSLSAIAHGSFYPVKKIYEEGDVVHFFCEENYSVSEFDLIQCYYFGWHPNPPACEDIKNKCPSPPLPPHARIITVRRTYHNGDKVRIRCPSTFERRGSEEIQCEKGKWTSPPICIGAMDKQESEAPPALEADAAVRASKTYRNEGTKMQQNCTSAPVVKNSVILGPLLASYKNGSSVEYGCQRYHFLDGPSTVYCEQGNWTEQPTCLEPCTLNVTDMNSNNIELKWRQEELIFIHGDLIEFECKQGYSFLQTTIPSPGRTQCNRGRLNYPKCIMQAPTEKCGSPPSVVNGALTLPPLTQYDSGSSVQYSCSDYHFLQGSERIYCSEGQWTLPPVCIEPCALSKNEMEKNNVLLQGFYENQVYFYHGDYVGFYCKQNHFGAESGTTLFQVQCKRGKLRYPRCVEREK, from the exons ATGTACTTCAAAATACATGACAAACTGCAATACAAATGTAATCCAGGCTACCACACTCCAAGCGGTGGTACTGAAGATACAGTACAATGTCGGCCAGAAGGATGGTCCTCCCAGCCAAGCTGTACTAAAAAATTTG AGTCATGTCAAGTACCCAATTTACATCACGGCAGCTACTTCACAGCCCGACAAGAGCTTCGACTGAATGAAACACTGCTATACAAATGTGATGAGGGATATTATACTGCGGGAGGAAACACTACAGAAGCAGCAGTGTGTCTAACACATGGGTGGTCCCTTACCCCAAAATGCACTA AAATAACTTGCTCCTCTTTGAGTGCAATAGCACATGGAAGTTTCTATCCTGTGAAGAAAATCTATGAAGAGGGAGATGTAGTTCactttttctgtgaggaaaattatTCTGTTAGTGAATTTGACCTAATTCAATGTTATTATTTTGGATGGCATCCAAACCCTCCAGCGTGTGAAG atataaaaaataaatgtccTTCACCACCACTTCCTCCTCATGCCCGTATAATCACAGTTAGAAGAACATATCATAATGGAGACAAAGTTCGTATACGGTGTCCAAGTACCTTTGAAAGAAGAGGATCTGAGGAAATCCaatgtgaaaaaggaaaatggacATCACCCCCTATTTGTATTG GAGCTATGGACAAGCAGGAATCTGAGGCACCACCAGCACTCGAGGCAGATGCAGCAGTAAGGGCAAGCAAAACATATCGTAATGAAGGTACAA AAATGCAGCAAAACTGTACCTCTGCACCTGTGGTTAAAAACAGTGTTATTCTTGGTCCATTATTGGCAAGTTACAAAAATGGTTCCTCAGTAGAATATGGTTGTCAGCGTTACCATTTTTTGGACGGACCTAGTACTGTTTACTGTGAACAAGGAAACTGGACAGAACAGCCAACTTGCTTAG AACCGTGCACTCTTAACGTAACTGATATGAACAGCAACAACATAGAGCTGAAATGGAGACAGGAAGAATTAATTTTCATACATGGTGATCTCATAGAGTTTGAATGTAAACAGGGATACAGTTTTCTCCAGACTACCATTCCATCTCCTGGGAGGACACAGTGTAACCGTGGCAGACTGAACTATCCGAAATGCATTATGCAAG CTCCTACAGAAAAATGTGGCTCTCCGCCTTCTGTTGTGAATGGGGCGCTTACTCTCCCACCCCTGACCCAGTATGACAGTGGTTCTTCAGTTCAGTATAGTTGCTCTGACTATCATTTTTTGCAAGGGTCTGAGAGAATCTACTGTTCTGAAGGACAGTGGACTTTACCACCAGTTTGTATAG AGCCATGTGCTTTgtcaaaaaatgaaatggaaaaaaataatgtgttgCTGCAAGGATTCTATGAGAATCAAGTTTACTTTTACCATGGGGATTATGTTGGATTTTACTGTAAACAGAACCATTTTGGAGCAGAATCCGGTACCACTTTATTTCAAGTGCAGTGTAAGAGAGGAAAGCTGAGGTATCCAAGATgtgttgaaagagaaaaataa